The following are encoded together in the Paludisphaera mucosa genome:
- a CDS encoding DUF1559 domain-containing protein — protein MVRKSRSGFTLIELLVVIAIIAVLIALLLPAVQAAREAARRMQCTNNLKQLGLALHNYHDVHGQFPMGAQGRNPVTGLYDMAFPNRQPFVVALLPFYEQGNLYSSYNASVGFNLGDNLTTRLIPISAYQCPSDQTQIFHQTVAGVLIDFEVKGNYGLNWGTSTYWDQGMGNGRQAAPFYIGYGARIAAVTDGTSNTLAMTEMLQAPSPAGPSSVIDRRARLWNDDSAGYTLMTRFGPNSRLPDFSTCYNDPAKGLPCTNNTVTSNDFYMGARSRHPGGVVGLLCDGSVRYFKDSVNIPTWMALSTSNGGEVISSDAY, from the coding sequence ATGGTGCGCAAGTCCCGTTCCGGCTTCACGTTGATCGAGCTTCTGGTGGTGATCGCCATCATCGCGGTCCTGATCGCGCTCCTGCTGCCGGCCGTCCAGGCGGCGCGCGAGGCCGCCCGCCGGATGCAGTGCACGAACAACCTGAAGCAGCTGGGCCTGGCGCTGCACAACTATCACGACGTGCACGGCCAGTTCCCCATGGGGGCGCAGGGCCGCAACCCGGTGACGGGCCTCTACGATATGGCCTTCCCGAATCGCCAGCCGTTCGTCGTGGCGTTGCTGCCGTTCTACGAGCAGGGCAACCTGTACTCCTCGTACAACGCGTCGGTCGGCTTCAACCTGGGTGACAACCTGACGACGCGGCTCATCCCGATCTCGGCCTATCAGTGCCCGTCCGACCAGACGCAGATCTTCCACCAGACGGTCGCGGGCGTCCTCATCGACTTCGAGGTGAAGGGGAACTACGGGCTCAATTGGGGTACGAGCACCTACTGGGACCAGGGGATGGGCAACGGCCGGCAGGCCGCCCCGTTCTACATCGGCTACGGCGCCCGGATCGCGGCGGTCACCGACGGGACGTCGAACACGCTGGCGATGACGGAAATGCTGCAAGCCCCGTCGCCGGCCGGCCCCAGTTCGGTCATCGACCGCCGCGCCCGGCTCTGGAACGACGACAGCGCGGGCTACACCCTCATGACCCGGTTCGGTCCGAACAGCCGCCTGCCCGACTTCAGCACCTGCTACAACGACCCCGCGAAGGGGCTGCCTTGCACCAACAACACGGTTACATCCAACGACTTCTACATGGGGGCCCGGAGCCGGCATCCCGGGGGCGTCGTCGGCCTGCTCTGCGACGGCTCCGTCCGCTATTTCAAGGACTCGGTGAACATCCCGACGTGGATGGCGCTGAGCACCAGCAACGGCGGCGAGGTGATCTCCAGTGACGCTTATTGA
- a CDS encoding B12-binding domain-containing radical SAM protein, with product MELTRRSRDDVYTAPGAYRELEARVLRRTAGKGVRTLFMTAFDRRTRLGPYVFVDKSLIPGAARAVGSALFAAGLTDTRLVLQSWSERVRPSRARIAGAAPDLFLVSGMQIHSRSAYRLVEDAWSMGEHRPLIIAGGSKAAYEPWDFFGLGGDGRAGADVVVTGEEYVLLELLDRILEFKADGESWRDGFDRARAAGALHDVAGLVLAPEAGEDAPEALIDTGPQRLVRDLDELPLPFDGLGLFEPPHKGEELSDRPLPAAGLKNHAALLTVVMTHGCKFHCPYCPIPGYNQGTYRHKSPRRIVEELAGIVERSGMATFFGADDNFFNNRAATESLLAEMARGRANGKPFRDAIWIGTEATEHDVDRNADLLPLAREAGVRAVWFGIEDMTASLVKKGQTPEKTRVVFRKLLDQAIAPMPMIMHHDEQPLFTFKGLYGLLNQVRFLRRAGAVSMQITFLTPMVGSKSYEQYFEDGLLMSEVDGEVVGDRHFDGNHCLTTGSRHPWRKQANMFAAYAVFYNPLNFVRDLFKKRDDVWKFRLMYQALGQLGLLRSIWGGSGWTRRLFSGRIATHTTARPPKYPMIAANAEAPSMYSNAGV from the coding sequence ATGGAATTGACGAGAAGGTCGAGAGACGACGTCTACACAGCGCCAGGGGCCTATCGCGAGCTTGAGGCCCGCGTGCTGCGGAGGACGGCCGGCAAGGGCGTCCGGACGCTCTTCATGACGGCGTTCGACCGGCGGACGCGGCTCGGGCCCTACGTCTTCGTGGACAAGTCGCTGATCCCGGGCGCGGCGCGGGCCGTGGGCTCGGCGCTCTTCGCGGCGGGGCTCACGGACACGCGGCTCGTCCTCCAGTCGTGGTCCGAGCGGGTGCGGCCGAGCCGGGCGCGGATCGCCGGCGCGGCGCCGGACCTGTTCCTGGTCTCGGGCATGCAGATCCACAGCCGATCGGCCTATCGGCTGGTGGAAGACGCCTGGAGCATGGGCGAGCATCGGCCGCTCATCATCGCCGGCGGGTCGAAGGCCGCGTACGAGCCCTGGGACTTCTTCGGCCTGGGTGGAGACGGCCGGGCCGGGGCCGACGTGGTCGTCACGGGCGAGGAGTACGTCCTGCTGGAGCTGCTCGACCGCATCCTCGAATTCAAGGCCGACGGCGAATCCTGGCGCGACGGCTTCGACCGCGCCCGCGCCGCCGGCGCCCTGCACGACGTCGCCGGCCTCGTCTTGGCCCCCGAGGCGGGGGAAGACGCGCCCGAGGCCCTGATCGACACCGGCCCCCAGCGCCTGGTGCGCGACCTGGACGAGCTGCCGCTCCCCTTCGACGGCCTGGGCCTGTTCGAGCCCCCCCACAAGGGCGAGGAGCTTTCCGACCGCCCCCTGCCGGCCGCCGGCCTGAAAAACCACGCCGCGCTCCTGACCGTGGTGATGACCCACGGCTGCAAGTTCCATTGCCCGTACTGCCCGATCCCGGGGTACAACCAGGGGACGTATCGGCATAAAAGCCCGCGAAGGATCGTCGAGGAGCTGGCGGGGATCGTCGAGCGCTCGGGCATGGCGACCTTCTTCGGCGCCGACGACAACTTCTTCAACAACCGCGCCGCGACCGAATCGCTGCTCGCGGAGATGGCCCGCGGACGGGCGAACGGCAAGCCCTTCCGGGATGCGATCTGGATCGGCACCGAGGCCACCGAGCACGACGTCGACCGCAACGCCGACCTGCTCCCCCTCGCCCGCGAGGCCGGCGTCCGCGCCGTCTGGTTCGGCATCGAGGACATGACGGCCTCGCTGGTCAAGAAGGGCCAGACGCCCGAGAAGACCCGGGTCGTCTTCCGCAAGCTGCTCGACCAGGCCATCGCCCCGATGCCCATGATCATGCACCACGACGAGCAGCCGCTGTTCACCTTCAAGGGCCTCTACGGCCTCTTGAACCAGGTGCGGTTCCTGCGCCGGGCGGGCGCCGTCAGCATGCAGATCACCTTCCTGACGCCCATGGTCGGCTCGAAGAGCTACGAGCAGTACTTCGAGGACGGCCTGCTCATGAGCGAGGTCGACGGCGAGGTCGTCGGCGACCGCCATTTCGACGGCAACCACTGCCTCACGACGGGCAGCCGCCATCCCTGGCGCAAGCAGGCCAACATGTTCGCGGCGTACGCCGTGTTCTACAACCCCCTCAACTTCGTCCGCGACCTATTCAAGAAGCGCGACGACGTCTGGAAGTTCCGGCTGATGTACCAGGCGCTGGGCCAGCTCGGGCTGCTTCGCTCCATCTGGGGCGGCTCCGGGTGGACCCGGCGGCTCTTCTCGGGACGGATCGCCACGCACACCACCGCCCGTCCGCCCAAGTACCCCATGATCGCCGCGAACGCCGAGGCGCCGTCGATGTATTCGAACGCGGGGGTCTGA
- a CDS encoding arylsulfatase, which yields MHPPAARLVLALLLLAPIRFAAAQAVPDGVEARPNIVLIMADDLGYGALGCYGQEKVKTPRLDRMAAEGLRFTQAYAGSCMCAPSRAALMLGVHTGRTPVRSNSDPGLRAQDQGRTIASVLQRAGYATGGFGKWGLGDADSPGAPWRQGFDLFYGFLDQTHAHFHYTDHLFRNDRRVEIPENREDRRVRYAPDAIVAEALGFIRANRERPFFAYLAVTPPHAEIDAPEDSIAPYRGAFPETPFPGGHYAAQPTPRAAYAGMVSRLDGDVGRVLELLKELGLDEKTLVIFTSDNGPITAGGADPAFFRNAGPLRGLKFSFYEGGIRVPLIVRWPGRVPAGQVTDAVWSLVDIHPTAAALAGAEPPEGHELQGRSALPTFFGAHHPPRDEPLYWETPVAQPRAGLAQAGRIGPYKGIVTGPNVPLEVYDLDADPAESRDLAPGRPDLVRSFRELFAREHREP from the coding sequence GTGCACCCGCCGGCCGCCCGCCTCGTCCTCGCCCTGCTGCTGCTCGCCCCGATCCGATTCGCCGCCGCGCAGGCTGTCCCGGACGGAGTCGAGGCGCGCCCGAACATCGTGCTGATCATGGCCGACGACCTCGGCTACGGGGCGCTGGGCTGTTACGGCCAGGAGAAGGTCAAGACTCCCCGGCTCGACCGGATGGCCGCCGAGGGCCTGCGTTTCACGCAGGCCTACGCCGGGAGCTGCATGTGCGCGCCGTCGCGGGCCGCGCTGATGCTCGGCGTGCATACGGGGCGCACGCCGGTGCGCAGCAATTCCGACCCCGGGCTCCGCGCCCAGGACCAGGGGCGGACCATCGCCTCGGTGCTGCAACGCGCCGGGTACGCCACCGGCGGCTTCGGCAAGTGGGGCCTGGGCGACGCCGACTCGCCCGGGGCGCCCTGGCGGCAGGGGTTCGACCTATTTTACGGGTTCCTCGACCAGACCCACGCCCATTTCCACTACACCGACCACCTGTTCCGGAACGACCGCCGCGTCGAGATCCCCGAGAACCGCGAGGACCGCCGCGTCCGGTACGCGCCCGACGCGATCGTCGCCGAGGCCCTGGGCTTCATCCGGGCCAATCGCGAGCGGCCCTTCTTCGCCTACCTCGCCGTCACGCCGCCGCACGCCGAGATCGACGCGCCCGAGGATTCGATCGCCCCCTATCGCGGCGCCTTCCCCGAGACCCCGTTTCCGGGCGGCCACTACGCGGCCCAGCCGACCCCCCGCGCCGCCTACGCCGGGATGGTGAGCCGGCTCGACGGCGACGTCGGCCGCGTCCTCGAACTGCTGAAAGAATTGGGGCTGGACGAGAAGACCCTCGTCATCTTCACCAGCGACAACGGCCCGATCACGGCCGGCGGGGCCGACCCGGCGTTCTTCCGCAACGCCGGCCCCCTGCGCGGCCTGAAGTTCTCGTTCTACGAGGGCGGGATCCGCGTCCCATTGATCGTCCGCTGGCCCGGCCGCGTGCCGGCGGGCCAGGTCACAGACGCCGTGTGGTCGCTCGTCGACATCCATCCGACGGCCGCCGCCCTCGCGGGCGCCGAACCTCCCGAAGGCCACGAACTTCAGGGGCGGTCGGCCCTGCCCACCTTCTTCGGCGCACACCACCCCCCCCGCGACGAGCCCCTCTACTGGGAGACGCCCGTCGCCCAGCCTCGCGCGGGGCTCGCGCAGGCGGGTCGCATCGGCCCTTACAAGGGAATCGTCACGGGTCCCAACGTCCCGCTGGAGGTCTACGACCTCGACGCCGACCCCGCCGAATCGCGCGACCTCGCCCCCGGCCGTCCCGATCTGGTGCGGTCGTTCCGAGAGCTGTTCGCGCGCGAACACCGCGAGCCCTGA
- a CDS encoding sulfatase — protein sequence MNPPRALPALLITLALVSSSRVAIADERPNVVFILADDLGINDLACYGRKDHATPNLDRLATRGARFTSAYCGLSICSASRAALMTGKSPARLHLTTFLPGRPDAPSQKLLHPQIAMALPGSEVTLAERFKGLGYATGIFGKWHLGDAPGSAPVDQGFDEAFLPPTDSEPSATEGGKNEYAITRRAVEFLERKKDGPFFLYIAHHNPHIRLAAKPELVAKHRDAYNPTYAAMIETLDDTVGMILAAVERQGLAGKTIVVFTSDNGGLHVLEGGDAPATHNTPFRAGKGYLYEGGLRVPLIVAWPGRISPATIAEPTVNLDFTPTLMELCGGPPPAEPGLDGVSLAARLRGGPPAPPRAFPFHFPHYTNQGSRPAGSLREGDWKLIEHYEDGRLELYDLAADPGEQSDLAGRDPSRARAMRAKFAAWRSSVDAQANTPNPDFDPGLAAPIYRAFDSSNVSPRATAAETAPLFQPWRRLMNAAVAGGRKRASR from the coding sequence ATGAATCCGCCGCGAGCCCTGCCCGCCCTGCTCATCACCCTGGCACTGGTCTCGTCGTCGCGCGTCGCCATTGCCGACGAACGGCCCAACGTCGTCTTCATTTTGGCCGACGACCTGGGGATCAACGACCTCGCCTGCTACGGCCGCAAGGACCACGCGACGCCCAATTTGGACCGGCTCGCGACGCGGGGGGCGCGGTTCACCTCGGCGTATTGCGGGCTCTCGATCTGCTCGGCGTCGCGCGCCGCCCTGATGACGGGCAAGTCGCCGGCGAGGCTGCACCTGACGACCTTCCTGCCGGGCCGGCCCGACGCCCCCTCGCAGAAGCTCCTCCATCCTCAGATCGCCATGGCCTTGCCCGGCTCCGAGGTGACCCTGGCCGAGCGGTTCAAGGGCCTGGGCTATGCGACGGGCATCTTCGGCAAGTGGCACCTGGGCGACGCCCCCGGCTCCGCGCCCGTCGACCAGGGCTTCGACGAGGCCTTTCTGCCGCCGACCGACTCCGAGCCCTCCGCGACCGAGGGGGGGAAGAACGAGTACGCGATCACGCGGCGGGCGGTCGAGTTCCTGGAGCGGAAGAAGGACGGGCCGTTCTTCCTCTACATCGCCCACCACAACCCGCACATCCGCCTGGCCGCGAAGCCCGAACTGGTCGCGAAGCATCGCGACGCCTACAACCCGACGTACGCGGCGATGATCGAGACTCTCGACGACACGGTCGGCATGATCCTCGCCGCGGTCGAGCGCCAGGGGCTCGCCGGCAAGACGATCGTCGTCTTCACGTCCGACAACGGCGGCCTGCACGTCCTGGAGGGCGGCGACGCCCCCGCGACCCACAACACCCCCTTCCGCGCCGGCAAGGGCTACCTCTACGAGGGCGGCCTGCGCGTGCCCCTGATCGTCGCCTGGCCCGGCCGCATTTCGCCCGCGACGATCGCCGAGCCGACCGTGAATTTGGATTTCACGCCGACGTTGATGGAACTCTGCGGCGGCCCGCCGCCGGCCGAGCCGGGCCTCGACGGCGTGAGCCTCGCCGCCCGGCTCCGCGGCGGCCCCCCCGCCCCGCCGCGGGCCTTCCCGTTCCACTTCCCGCACTACACCAACCAGGGGAGCCGCCCCGCCGGCTCGCTCCGCGAGGGCGACTGGAAGCTGATCGAGCATTACGAGGACGGCCGCCTCGAATTGTACGACCTCGCCGCCGACCCGGGCGAGCAGTCCGACCTCGCCGGCCGCGACCCATCCCGCGCCCGCGCGATGCGGGCGAAATTCGCCGCCTGGCGCAGCTCCGTCGACGCCCAGGCCAACACGCCCAACCCCGACTTCGACCCGGGGCTCGCCGCGCCGATCTACCGGGCCTTCGACTCCTCGAACGTCTCTCCCCGCGCCACCGCCGCCGAGACCGCGCCGCTCTTCCAGCCCTGGCGCAGGCTCATGAACGCCGCCGTCGCCGGCGGGCGCAAGCGGGCGAGCCGGTAG
- a CDS encoding PVC-type heme-binding CxxCH protein has product MTARRLFLAFSSALAAGALPILAGADDPAPSHAPVAVDQAPSRMTIPPGFQVRPFASEPDVVQPIAFTIDPRGRLWVVENFSYPIWLGGPVGKDRVVIFEDADGDGRFDSRKVFYEGGTSFTGIELGFGGVWLCATPNFLFIPDADGDDRPDGPPVVALDGWDVKAQHNMFNGLKWGPDGWLWGLNGIMSNSRVGAPGTADADRVAINTGVWRYHPTRKAFEAVAHGTTNPWGLDFDDHGEAFITNCVIPHLFHVVPGARFDRMFGEDFNVNTYRRIPTCADHLHWAGGHWTESREGAGHDKHSQAGGGHAHVGAMIYLGDNWPDSYRDGVYTFNIHGHRVNHDRLERKGSSYVAHHDPDLLRVDDVWFRGLELKYGPDGAVYFTDWADVGECHENDADGSHRENGRIYKMSYGDVKPVVVDLAKQTNDQLVALQRHKNEWYVRTGRLLLQERAAAGADMTSARAGLQAILRDAATAPGRLRALWALNAIGALDEPALLGLLADRDDSVRGWAVRLLVDKPPISPAVIAKLADQAKGETAPRVRLALTSALQRIPVAGRRPLAETLAAADIDPADPMLPLMTWYGIESLAAGDLDRAAALVPQVKLPMLRNFLARRIVTSDPAKGLAALAAVLKLDRDDVRSDVLDGVLEAFRGRKQVPRPENWGDLYAGLSAVKSPGVLEKALLLAVILDEPKAVDALRTILLDPKFDADRRAVALSALVERRTPGLARDLPGLLDDDALRARALRAMAAFADPDVPRVVLDRYSKLTPAEREDAVATLAARPAWALALLDAVERGVVPRRDVSVTIARQIQALGDAGLAKRLESVWGTVRATSADKASLIGKYKSVLAAGKPDLGNGRALYLRTCHACHKLFDAGGDVGPELTGSDRANADYILENVLDPSATVAREYTVTNVATADGRLVSGILRGQTDAVLTIQTANERILLPREDVEEIKSSNVSMMPEGQLEALSPQEIRDLFAYLASPGQVAPPK; this is encoded by the coding sequence ATGACCGCGCGACGCCTCTTCCTCGCCTTTTCGTCGGCCCTCGCGGCCGGGGCCCTGCCGATCCTGGCGGGCGCGGACGACCCGGCCCCCAGCCACGCGCCCGTGGCCGTCGACCAGGCGCCGTCGCGGATGACCATCCCGCCGGGCTTCCAGGTCAGGCCGTTCGCCTCCGAGCCCGACGTCGTCCAGCCGATCGCCTTCACCATCGACCCCCGGGGCCGGCTCTGGGTCGTCGAGAACTTCTCGTACCCGATCTGGCTGGGCGGGCCCGTGGGCAAGGACCGGGTCGTGATCTTCGAGGACGCCGACGGCGACGGCAGGTTCGACTCCCGCAAGGTCTTCTACGAGGGGGGCACCAGCTTCACCGGGATCGAGCTGGGCTTCGGCGGCGTCTGGCTCTGCGCCACGCCGAACTTCCTCTTCATCCCCGACGCCGACGGCGACGACAGGCCCGACGGGCCCCCGGTCGTCGCGCTCGACGGCTGGGACGTCAAGGCCCAGCATAATATGTTCAACGGCCTGAAATGGGGCCCGGACGGCTGGCTCTGGGGCCTCAACGGCATCATGTCGAACTCCCGCGTCGGCGCCCCGGGGACCGCCGACGCCGACCGCGTGGCGATCAACACGGGCGTCTGGCGGTACCACCCCACGCGCAAGGCCTTCGAGGCCGTCGCCCACGGCACGACGAACCCCTGGGGGCTCGACTTCGACGACCACGGCGAGGCGTTCATCACCAACTGCGTCATCCCCCACCTGTTCCACGTCGTCCCCGGCGCCCGGTTCGACCGGATGTTCGGCGAGGACTTCAACGTGAACACATATCGGCGCATTCCCACGTGCGCCGACCACCTGCACTGGGCCGGCGGCCACTGGACCGAGTCGCGCGAGGGGGCCGGGCACGACAAGCACAGCCAGGCCGGCGGCGGCCACGCCCACGTCGGGGCGATGATCTACCTGGGCGACAACTGGCCCGACTCGTACCGCGACGGCGTCTACACGTTCAACATCCACGGCCACCGCGTGAACCACGACCGCCTGGAGCGCAAAGGGTCGAGCTACGTCGCGCATCACGACCCCGACCTGCTGCGCGTCGACGACGTCTGGTTCCGCGGCCTGGAGCTGAAGTACGGCCCCGACGGCGCCGTCTACTTCACCGACTGGGCCGACGTCGGCGAGTGCCACGAGAACGACGCCGACGGCTCCCACCGCGAGAACGGCCGCATCTACAAGATGAGCTACGGCGACGTGAAGCCCGTCGTCGTGGACCTGGCGAAGCAGACGAACGACCAGCTCGTCGCGCTCCAGCGCCACAAGAACGAGTGGTACGTCCGCACCGGCCGCCTCCTCCTCCAGGAGCGCGCGGCGGCCGGCGCCGACATGACCTCGGCCCGCGCCGGGCTCCAGGCGATCCTCCGCGACGCGGCGACGGCCCCCGGCCGCCTCCGCGCCCTCTGGGCCCTCAACGCGATCGGGGCGCTCGACGAGCCGGCGCTCCTCGGCCTGCTGGCCGACCGCGACGACTCCGTCCGGGGCTGGGCCGTCAGGTTGCTGGTCGACAAGCCGCCGATCTCGCCCGCGGTGATCGCTAAGCTCGCGGACCAGGCGAAGGGCGAGACCGCTCCCCGCGTCCGGCTGGCGCTCACGTCGGCCCTCCAGCGCATCCCGGTGGCCGGCCGCCGGCCGCTGGCGGAGACGCTCGCGGCGGCGGACATCGACCCGGCCGACCCGATGCTGCCGCTCATGACCTGGTACGGGATAGAGTCCCTCGCGGCGGGCGACCTCGACCGCGCGGCGGCCCTCGTGCCGCAGGTCAAGCTGCCGATGCTCCGCAATTTCCTGGCCCGCCGGATCGTCACGTCCGACCCCGCGAAGGGCCTCGCGGCGCTCGCGGCGGTCCTGAAGCTCGACCGCGACGACGTCCGTTCCGACGTCCTCGACGGCGTGCTGGAAGCCTTCCGGGGCCGCAAGCAGGTCCCCCGGCCCGAAAATTGGGGGGACCTCTATGCCGGGCTGTCCGCGGTGAAATCGCCGGGCGTCCTGGAAAAGGCGCTGCTGCTGGCCGTGATCCTCGACGAGCCGAAGGCCGTCGACGCCCTCCGCACGATCCTGCTCGACCCCAAGTTCGATGCCGACCGCCGGGCGGTGGCCCTGTCCGCCCTCGTCGAGCGTCGGACGCCCGGCCTGGCTCGCGACCTGCCCGGCCTGCTCGACGACGACGCCCTGCGAGCCCGTGCGCTCCGCGCCATGGCCGCCTTCGCCGACCCGGACGTCCCCCGGGTCGTCCTCGACCGCTACTCCAAACTCACGCCGGCCGAGCGCGAGGACGCGGTCGCCACGCTCGCCGCGCGGCCGGCCTGGGCGCTCGCCCTGCTGGACGCGGTGGAGCGCGGAGTCGTGCCCCGGCGCGACGTCAGCGTGACGATCGCCCGCCAGATCCAGGCGCTGGGCGACGCCGGCCTGGCGAAGCGGCTGGAGTCCGTCTGGGGGACCGTCCGCGCGACCTCGGCCGACAAGGCGTCCTTGATCGGCAAGTACAAGTCGGTCCTCGCCGCCGGCAAGCCCGACCTCGGCAACGGCCGGGCCCTCTACCTGCGGACCTGCCACGCCTGCCACAAGCTGTTCGACGCCGGCGGCGACGTGGGCCCCGAGCTGACCGGCTCCGATCGCGCCAACGCCGACTACATCCTCGAGAACGTCCTGGACCCCAGCGCGACCGTCGCCCGCGAGTACACCGTGACCAACGTCGCCACCGCCGATGGCCGCCTCGTCTCGGGCATCCTCCGCGGCCAGACCGACGCCGTGTTGACCATCCAGACCGCCAACGAGCGCATCCTCCTTCCCCGCGAGGACGTCGAGGAGATCAAGTCCTCCAACGTCTCCATGATGCCCGAAGGCCAGCTCGAAGCCCTCTCCCCCCAGGAGATCCGCGACCTCTTCGCCTACCTCGCCTCGCCGGGCCAGGTCGCCCCGCCGAAGTGA